The Staphylococcus saprophyticus subsp. saprophyticus ATCC 15305 = NCTC 7292 genome contains the following window.
ACATGCCAGTCAAATAAGGGAACCCTGGTGTATAGCCCATCATAGAAACAAAATATGTTGGTTGCGTATGTAATTTTACAAATTTTTCAAAGTCCAATTTATAATGTGCTAATAAAGCGTCTAAATCCGGACCATATTCTCCTCCATAAATAACTGGTATTTCTATTGAAGGTGCGGGCGCGTCTTCATGTTTAATCTCTAATTGTATAGTTTGCATCAATGCTTTCATATATAAGAATGGAGACTGTATATGGTGGTGCTTGATCATGTCACGTGCATCATAACAAATCATCATATCTGATTCCGTCGGCACAATTTCAGTAATAAATGGATATTGTTTATCTGCTAAATACTTTTTCAAAGCTAATAAATCTTCAGTTAAATCTTTAGAGACCTCTTTTTCTATAGAAACCACAATAGCTTGGTCCCCTTGACTATATATTTTCATAGGCTCACCTCATAATTTGTTACTATCGATAAAATACATCTAATGCTTGTGCCAGATAATGTACGATTGCTTTCATCAAAAAAAAGACAATAATAAACTGAATGATACATGATGTCGTAATGACCAACTTAGTTAAGTAAATGCTTTGTCGTTGTGTTAATAAATGTACTACCCATTTGGTAATGACAGAAATTATAATAATTACTAGTATCCAAGCTAGTATCATCATTTTGCTTCACTCACATTCTACTGTTATTTTGCCCTTATTTTATTTACTCAATTCATGATTAAACCACTTTATGATTTTATTTACTACACCATGTTTATACTTTTTATATTCTATAGATAAATTTCTACGTCGGCAACCTCTCTCAAACTATTTATCAGAAAAAGGGATACCTTGCCTTGCGCAACTTTTTCCTTTAATTCGTTTAAATAAAAGTTTTTTTCTAGCAATGCGCCATTGTCGATCATCTCTTGTCGCTTACAACCGAGTAAAAAATCCGCTTCATAAACAGGTGTAAAAAGTTGATTATTTTCTTTAATAGCTACATTCCCAATATCAAATTCTAATATTTTACCCTTTTCATCATAAAGTAGTATAAGGTCTGTCTCATGCATGTGCGCTAAGTGGTCTCTTTGCGTTGTTTTGTTGATTACTACTGATCTAGGTATATGATTTTGTAATTGTTGAAATTTTGCTGTAAATGCCTTTTTATCTGATAAATCTGCAACGACATGTTGCATTGTGCCATCTGGATTTAGAATAAGTTTCGTTCTAAAATGTCCTACTGGATGTTTTTCAATGATGGTATTGATCTCATTTTGCCATAAATCACCATCAAACTTGAATCCTAATCGTGCTGCTGACCGCTCCATTCGTGCTTTATGATAAGACAATCTTGGTAATTTACCTGCTTCCATACGCAAAGTTTCAAATAGCTGCATTATAATCTCTCCAGTATTTTTGTTTTATCTTTAAATTCTTGCACTTCATTTTCAGGTATAGAATCAATAGTAATCCCTGAACCCACTCCATAAATTGCTTCATCATTTAAGTATTGTATTGTGCGAATTGGCACATTGAAAATAGATTTACCCTCCGGCAATAATAAGCCTATTGTGCCACAATAAGCATGTCTCGGTGTCTGTTCTAAATCTTTAATATATTGCATCGTATTCAATTTAGGTGCACCGGTAATTGAACCACATGGGAATAAAGCAGTTAATACATCTATTAAATCTGTCTTGCTACTAAGTTCACTTGTTACCATTGAAGTCATTTGAAAAACGGTGCTATACGTTTCGATATGAAAAGGTTTATAGACCTTTACGGTTCCAGTCTTTGCAATTCGACTCATATCATTACGTAATAAATCTACAATCATCACGTTCTCCGCTCTATCTTTTGCTGATTGTGCCAGTGTCATTTGGTTAAGTTGGTCTTCTGCTTTCGTTTTACCTCGTGCGATTGTCCCTTTCATTGGTTTACTTAATAGTACATCTGCTTTGTTTTTAAAAGGTCCTCGTTGGAAAAATAATTCGGGTGACATAGAGGCAATTTGTATTTCTTCTGTGTCTATAAGTGCAGCATAAAAACCATGATTTTGTTGTAATAACGTATAATATAAATCTGCAATGGGTTGTCGTATTTGATCTGTTAAACGTGTTGTGTAGTTTACTTGATATGTATTGCCTTCAATAATCGCCGATTGAATCATTTTAATATGTTCTACCAGTTGAGACGATGGGTGTTTAAATTTAAAATTACATTTCTGTTGCGGTGGTTGTTTGTCATTTTGTTTTTCAGCATCCGTAGCTTGATCAAACGCATAAGCTGCTGCATATATATACGCATCTTCAATTTTCACTGTAGACATTTGAGAATTAAAATACGGTGCCGCTTCATAGGCTATATAAAGCGCAACATAATAACCTGCTTTTTGCTTAGCTTCTGCAAAAGAAATCACTTCCCCAACCGTTTCAATGTTCGGAGCTACTTTTTTATCTGTACACTGTGTGAGTAAATATTGATGCATTTCATGATTTTCTTCATCTAATGTATAACGATAATTAAAGTGTATTTGCATGATACGCCTCCACTATATTTATAAATGTTTGTATTTGTGTTAACCCATGTTCACTTAGGATTGATTCAGGATGATATTGAACGCCATATATAGGTAATACTTTATGTTCTAATCCCATAATAATATTGTCTTCATTGATTGCAGTAATTTCTAATGTATTCGGAAAAGTTTGTGCATGTGCTTTTAAAGAATGATAGCGCATAACTTTAAAAGTTTCCGGTAATTGATGAAATAGACCTTTGCCACTATGTCGAATTTGAGTAGTATGCCCATGAATCGGTTTATCACTTTTGATAATATCGCCACCAAAATAAGTCACAATTTGTTGGAAGCCAAGGCAAACACCTAGTATGGGCATTGCTTCAGAGAATGTTTTAATAACCTCATTTAATAATGGATAATCTCTGGGCGCACCTGGCCCCGGAGAAATAATAATTGCTTTAGGTGCTAGCTCATATATTTTATTTACTGTTAAATACGTAACGTCTATCACTTCGATTAAGCCACGATAACTTTGTTTTACATAGTCTACAATGTTATAAGTAAACGAATCTTTATTATCAATAATTAATATCATGTTGTCACCTCTTTTTAAAAATGTTCAATAGTCTGTTATACTTATTATCACAAATATTAGCTTGATTTTACAGTTTAAATATATTATTCTGAATCACGTTATAAATGAATATAAAGAGGTTCCTAGCTGATACCCTCTATAAAAAACTAGACACATGTACAACGTCTGTCTTTTTTATAGAGATAGGCGTTTTTTTATGCGCTTATCTAAACCCTGTACCAGTTAGTTCGACTATTTTTAAGGAGTGCAAGACAAATGTCAGAACAAACATTAGACAATAACAAAGCCATCGTCGTATTTAGTGGTGGTCAAGATAGTACGACGTGCTTATTTTGGGCAAAAAAACATTTTGAGTCGGTAGAACTTGTCACATTCGCATATGGCCAAAGACATGACACCGAAATTGAAGTCGCAAAGCAAATTGCAGATGAACAAGGTGTGAAGCATCATCTACTTGATATGTCATTACTTTCACAACTTACACCCAATGCATTAACGCAACACGACTTAGACATCGAGGTTGGTGATGATGGTATTCCAAATACCTTTGTACCTGCAAGAAATTTATTATTCCTTTCATTTGCTGGTGCATTAGCTTACCAAACCAATGCCAAACATATTATTACCGGCGTTTGCGAAACTGACTTTTCAGGATATCCAGACTGTAGAGATAGCTTTGTTAAATCAATGAATGTCACATTATCACTTTCTATGGATAAAGACTTCGTCATTCATACACCATTAATGTGGT
Protein-coding sequences here:
- the pxpB gene encoding 5-oxoprolinase subunit PxpB, translating into MKIYSQGDQAIVVSIEKEVSKDLTEDLLALKKYLADKQYPFITEIVPTESDMMICYDARDMIKHHHIQSPFLYMKALMQTIQLEIKHEDAPAPSIEIPVIYGGEYGPDLDALLAHYKLDFEKFVKLHTQPTYFVSMMGYTPGFPYLTGMSKRLFVNHTGGNKTFIPAGSVIIEGKKTGITTTDTYGDWLVIGYTPVKLFNPELEDFTKLKLGDNVVFQATTEESLDLGGFEPCQS
- a CDS encoding aminotransferase class IV; the protein is MQLFETLRMEAGKLPRLSYHKARMERSAARLGFKFDGDLWQNEINTIIEKHPVGHFRTKLILNPDGTMQHVVADLSDKKAFTAKFQQLQNHIPRSVVINKTTQRDHLAHMHETDLILLYDEKGKILEFDIGNVAIKENNQLFTPVYEADFLLGCKRQEMIDNGALLEKNFYLNELKEKVAQGKVSLFLINSLREVADVEIYL
- the pabB gene encoding aminodeoxychorismate synthase component I → MQIHFNYRYTLDEENHEMHQYLLTQCTDKKVAPNIETVGEVISFAEAKQKAGYYVALYIAYEAAPYFNSQMSTVKIEDAYIYAAAYAFDQATDAEKQNDKQPPQQKCNFKFKHPSSQLVEHIKMIQSAIIEGNTYQVNYTTRLTDQIRQPIADLYYTLLQQNHGFYAALIDTEEIQIASMSPELFFQRGPFKNKADVLLSKPMKGTIARGKTKAEDQLNQMTLAQSAKDRAENVMIVDLLRNDMSRIAKTGTVKVYKPFHIETYSTVFQMTSMVTSELSSKTDLIDVLTALFPCGSITGAPKLNTMQYIKDLEQTPRHAYCGTIGLLLPEGKSIFNVPIRTIQYLNDEAIYGVGSGITIDSIPENEVQEFKDKTKILERL
- a CDS encoding anthranilate synthase component II, yielding MILIIDNKDSFTYNIVDYVKQSYRGLIEVIDVTYLTVNKIYELAPKAIIISPGPGAPRDYPLLNEVIKTFSEAMPILGVCLGFQQIVTYFGGDIIKSDKPIHGHTTQIRHSGKGLFHQLPETFKVMRYHSLKAHAQTFPNTLEITAINEDNIIMGLEHKVLPIYGVQYHPESILSEHGLTQIQTFINIVEAYHANTL
- the queC gene encoding 7-cyano-7-deazaguanine synthase QueC, coding for MSEQTLDNNKAIVVFSGGQDSTTCLFWAKKHFESVELVTFAYGQRHDTEIEVAKQIADEQGVKHHLLDMSLLSQLTPNALTQHDLDIEVGDDGIPNTFVPARNLLFLSFAGALAYQTNAKHIITGVCETDFSGYPDCRDSFVKSMNVTLSLSMDKDFVIHTPLMWLDKKATWALSDDLGVLDYIRYNTLTCYNGVIGDGCGECPACQLRANGLNAYLAEKGVD